From Patescibacteria group bacterium, a single genomic window includes:
- the trxB gene encoding thioredoxin-disulfide reductase, producing MDNLYDVIIIGSGPAGLTAAIYTTRAALKTLVIAGEKWGGQLMLTSLVENFPGFPEGIQGPELMMRMRKQAENHGAKIIDVNFTEGDFTHRPFILRAGGKEYKARAVIIASGADARWLNVPGEKELIGKGVSSCATCDAMFFRGKNVFVVGGGDSAMEEALVLAKVANSVTVIHRRDSLRASEIMQRRAKENPKIKFLYNSIITEIKGKDKVESAVIQDTKTGEKREVPVDGIFVAIGHIPNTKMYQGIDLDNDGYIKVYNHFHTNVPGVFTAGDVHDRSYRQAITAAGFGAAAALEAERWLSSEGKEIQFIAN from the coding sequence ATGGATAATCTTTATGATGTGATTATCATTGGTTCAGGTCCTGCTGGTCTTACCGCTGCTATATATACCACTCGTGCTGCATTAAAAACGCTCGTCATTGCCGGTGAGAAATGGGGAGGACAACTGATGCTGACATCATTAGTTGAAAATTTCCCCGGTTTTCCTGAGGGCATTCAAGGGCCAGAGCTAATGATGAGGATGCGCAAGCAAGCTGAAAATCATGGTGCAAAGATAATCGACGTCAATTTTACAGAAGGAGATTTCACGCATCGTCCGTTTATTCTTAGGGCAGGAGGAAAAGAATATAAAGCAAGAGCAGTGATTATTGCCTCAGGTGCGGATGCTCGTTGGCTTAATGTTCCGGGAGAAAAAGAGTTAATTGGAAAAGGTGTCTCATCCTGTGCAACCTGTGATGCCATGTTTTTTAGAGGGAAAAATGTTTTTGTTGTTGGAGGAGGCGATAGCGCAATGGAAGAGGCATTAGTGCTGGCAAAAGTAGCCAATAGTGTGACAGTCATTCACAGACGAGATAGTCTTAGAGCAAGCGAAATTATGCAAAGACGAGCCAAAGAAAATCCCAAAATTAAATTTCTTTATAACTCCATAATAACTGAGATTAAAGGTAAAGATAAGGTTGAGTCAGCAGTAATTCAAGATACAAAAACAGGTGAAAAGAGGGAAGTGCCAGTTGATGGTATTTTTGTTGCAATTGGTCATATACCGAACACAAAAATGTATCAGGGTATAGATCTTGATAATGATGGATATATAAAAGTCTATAATCATTTCCACACTAATGTTCCGGGTGTTTTTACCGCAGGAGATGTGCACGATCGCTCCTATCGTCAGGCAATAACTGCTGCAGGTTTTGGAGCTGCGGCTGCATTGGAGGCTGAGCGCTGGCTTTCATCTGAGGGAAAAGAGATTCAATTTATCGCCAATTGA
- the trx gene encoding thioredoxin: protein MAEENVFTDQNFQNEVISSEIPVLVDFWAPWCAPCRIIAPIIEELANEYAGKLKVGKLNVDENQQTAAKYNIMSIPTLLFFKGGQPVDSIVGAQSKEVIKQKIEQFLQN from the coding sequence ATGGCTGAAGAAAACGTTTTTACAGATCAAAATTTTCAAAACGAAGTTATATCTTCTGAAATTCCTGTTCTTGTTGATTTTTGGGCTCCCTGGTGTGCTCCCTGTAGGATTATTGCTCCAATCATTGAAGAACTTGCAAACGAGTACGCAGGTAAATTGAAAGTGGGTAAGTTAAATGTGGATGAAAATCAACAAACAGCAGCCAAGTATAATATTATGTCAATTCCTACACTTCTTTTCTTTAAAGGTGGACAGCCGGTTGATTCAATAGTTGGTGCCCAGAGTAAAGAGGTTATCAAACAAAAAATAGAGCAATTTCTTCAGAACTAA
- the bdbC gene encoding disulfide bond formation protein C gives MVKFVQANALYIAFMQALSATLGSLFFSEVLLFPPCVLCWYQRIAMYPLVVILAVGIYTQDKHVIRYVLPLSVVGLLIAFYHNLLYYHFLPESAAPCILGVSCTTRQVEWFGFITIPLLSFIAFAIITISMLLYRSYLKKQS, from the coding sequence ATGGTGAAATTTGTGCAAGCTAATGCTCTCTATATTGCTTTTATGCAGGCGCTTTCTGCAACTTTGGGAAGTCTGTTTTTCAGCGAAGTACTTCTTTTTCCTCCTTGCGTGCTCTGTTGGTATCAAAGGATTGCTATGTATCCGCTGGTTGTTATTTTAGCAGTGGGTATTTATACACAGGATAAACATGTAATTCGTTATGTTTTGCCACTAAGTGTTGTAGGTTTATTGATTGCTTTCTATCATAACCTGCTTTATTATCATTTTCTTCCTGAATCGGCTGCACCATGTATTTTGGGCGTATCATGTACGACAAGACAAGTTGAGTGGTTTGGATTTATCACAATTCCCCTGCTTTCATTTATTGCATTTGCAATCATCACAATAAGTATGCTACTCTACAGAAGTTATTTAAAAAAGCAATCATGA